Proteins from a single region of Ziziphus jujuba cultivar Dongzao chromosome 1, ASM3175591v1:
- the LOC125419032 gene encoding uncharacterized protein LOC125419032, which produces MIMKEEDNNVNNSRKWLEDLSNGTITHDMEGESLAGLHIISARKGFVLCNFVVPTTLSDQHGNWHAGAMATLIDDVGASAIYSSIGQMKVSVDFSVSYISTVKIQEEVEIEAKVLGELGKLTSVIIEVRRKSNGELVALGKQWMASPSNTNRTNQDQLSKL; this is translated from the exons ATGATTATGAAAGAGGAAGACAATAATGTAAATAATTCTCGGAAATGGCTGGAAGATCTGTCAAACGGGACCATCACTCACGATATGGAAGGCGAATCTCTGGCGGGTCTGCACATCATTTCTGCTCGTAAAGGCTTTGTGCTCTGTAATTTCGTTGTTCCAACAACCTTATCC GATCAACATGGAAATTGGCACGCCGGAGCAATGGCAACGTTGATCGACGATGTTGGAGCCTCCGCTATCTACTCCTCTATCGGTCAAATGAAAGTGTCCGTTGATTTCAGTGTTTCTTATATTTCGACGGTCAAGATTCAA GAAGAGGTTGAGATAGAGGCAAAGGTATTAGGGGAGCTGGGAAAGCTTACTTCTGTGATAATTGAAGTTAGAAGGAAATCCAATGGAGAATTAGTTGCTTTGGGTAAGCAATGGATGGCATCACCCTCTAATACTAATAGGACCAACCAAGACCAACTAAGTAAACTTTGA
- the LOC107404301 gene encoding protein NRT1/ PTR FAMILY 1.1: MEKMKKMEASPDLMETANEDGVTVLKRSRKGGFKTMPFIIANEAFEKVASYGLTPNMILYLMRDYHLGVTTGSNILFYWSAATNFLPIVGAFLSDFCLGRFLTIALGCIFSLLGMVLLWLTAMIPGARPPSCDQFTESCKSATFGQMAFLISAFMLMSVGAGGVRPCSMAFGADQLINKKEGQNSERLMESFFSWYYAAASVAVVIAFTGIVYIQDHLGWKIGFGIPAILMFISALSFFLASSIYVKEKANRSLFTGIAQAASAAYKNRKLPLPPRNAHVLYHHKDSETVAPTDKLRFLNKGCTIRNPEQDLAPDGSASNPWKLCTAGQVEDLKALIKVIPIWSTGLLMSINISQVSFPLLQANSMNRHVTSGFEIPAGSFGMFTIISLTIWVALYDRVIIPLASKIRGKRVQLNTKQRMGIGIFLSTMAMAVSAIVEGVRRRKAIEQGFMNDAKAVVNMSALWLVPQHCINGLAEAFNAIGQMEFYYSEFPRSMSSIATSLFGLGLAAANLLASAILSSVDKYTSRGGKVSWVSSNINKGHYDYYYWVLAGISFVNFIYFIVCSWAYGPCADDMLKVGHIHHQTDSKKQELPKVGNGDTQNGLKEQELSKLVKGDEYGGSKEPELPKLGNGIKDEKKVLEEGEDELLKTKKA; the protein is encoded by the exons AtggagaagatgaagaagatggaGGCCTCTCCAGATCTAATGGAAACAGCCAACGAAGATGGTGTTACAGTACTCAAAAGATCAAGAAAGGGTGGCTTCAAAACCATGCCATTCATTatag CGAATGAGGCATTTGAGAAGGTGGCGAGCTACGGTCTCACTCCAAATATGATACTCTACTTGATGAGAGATTATCACTTGGGAGTGACAACAGGATCCAATATACTTTTCTATTGGTCTGCTGCCACCAATTTCTTGCCTATTGTTGGGGCATTCCTCTCTGATTTTTGTCTCGGTCGTTTCCTCACCATTGCCCTTGGTTGCATTTTCAGTCTACTG GGGATGGTGCTACTTTGGTTAACAGCTATGATTCCAGGAGCAAGGCCTCCTTCATGTGACCAATTTACAGAAAGCTGCAAATCAGCCACGTTTGGTCAAATGGCATTTCTTATCTCTGCATTCATGCTGATGTCTGTTGGAGCTGGTGGGGTTAGACCATGCTCCATGGCATTTGGTGCTGATCAGTTGATCAACAAAAAAGAAGGCCAAAACAGTGAGAGGCTTATGGAGAGCTTCTTTAGCTGGTATTATGCTGCAGCATCTGTTGCTGTGGTGATTGCTTTTACCGGTATTGTCTACATTCAAGACCATCTTGGATGGAAAATTGGTTTCGGAATTCCTGCAATTCTCATGTTCATCTCTgctctctcttttttccttgcttcttctatatatgtcaaaGAGAAGGCCAACAGGAGCTTGTTTACCGGGATAGCACAAGCAGCTTCAGCTGCTTATAAGAATAGAAAACTTCCACTTCCCCCTCGGAACGCACATGTTTTGTACCACCATAAGGACTCTGAAACTGTTGCACCAACTGACAAATTAAG GTTTCTTAATAAAGGTTGTACTATTAGAAATCCGGAACAAGATTTAGCCCCAGATGGATCAGCTTCAAATCCATGGAAGCTTTGCACAGCTGGGCAAGTAGAGGACCTGAAAGCTCTTATTAAAGTCATCCCAATATGGTCTACAGGGCTCTTGATGTCAATAAACATTAGCCAGGTCTCATTCCCTTTGCTCCAAGCTAATTCCATGAACAGACATGTAACTTCTGGCTTCGAAATTCCGGCTGGCTCCTTTGGTATGTTCACCATCATTTCTTTAACCATCTGGGTTGCTCTCTATGATCGTGTTATAATACCCTTGGCTTCGAAGATCAGAGGTAAACGTGTTCAACTTAACACGAAACAGAGAATGGGAATTGGGATATTTCTCTCAACCATGGCCATGGCAGTTTCTGCAATAGTTGAGGGTGTTCGACGTCGAAAAGCAATCGAACAAGGTTTTATGAACGATGCAAAAGCAGTTGTGAACATGTCTGCACTGTGGCTTGTACCACAACATTGCATAAATGGCTTGGCCGAAGCTTTCAATGCCATAGGCCAAATGGAGTTTTATTACTCCGAGTTTCCAAGGAGCATGTCAAGTATCGCTACGTCTCTATTCGGATTGGGACTGGCAGCTGCAAATTTGTTAGCAAGTGCTATACTAAGCTCGGTAGATAAATACACTTCGAGAGGAGGAAAAGTGAGTTGGGTTTCAAGCAACATTAACAAGGGACACTATGACTACTATTATTGGGTTCTTGCTGGTATCAGTTTTGTGAATTTCATCTATTTTATCGTATGTAGCTGGGCTTACGGTCCCTGTGCGGATGATATGTTGAAGGTTGGGCATATTCATCACCAAACTGACTCTAAGAAGCAAGAGTTACCAAAAGTAGGAAATGGGGATACGCAAAATGGCTTAAAGGAACAAGAGCTATCAAAATTAGTAAAGGGGGATGAGTATGGTGGGTCTAAGGAACCAGAATTGCCAAAATTAGGAAATGGGATTAAGGATGAAAAGAAAGTATTAGAGGAGGGAGAAGATGAGTTATTGAAAACCAAGAAAGCATGA